The Vulpes vulpes isolate BD-2025 chromosome 1, VulVul3, whole genome shotgun sequence genome contains the following window.
GCTGTGGTATGCCTGTGTGCTACTGCCAACTCGACCACCATTGTTTTGAATGGATCAGGTGACCCAAGTGCCAGAGCAGCTTGCATAGCAGCTCACTCCATTTGCAAATCCTTCTTTTCTGAATCACACTCAAAACAAGCAGCTTTTCTGGACATCTGGTAAATGGGTTGGGATAATACCCTCAGATAAAGATGACATTGCCTCCAAAATCCACTTCTTTTTTTGACCACAGGAGGGCAAGATGCAACAATTATCCTTTACAAGATATATCTCCACATGACCCACCAACCGGACCTCCAGAAATATCACTGCAATAAATGGGCTCTGAATTttgttggatttatttctgaacttCTAGTATGCAAATGTCTGTAAGTAAGTCTATAATAATTGTTAATTCTTGCTCATTAGGTCCAATCAGCCTAAGACACCAGTGTGGTGTCTTATGAGAGGAAAACAAGATCAAGATCcttgagaaaatatatgcaaatcatatACCTGGTAAGAGctttgtatccagaatacatgaagaattcttaaaactgagtaataggaaatatataactgaattttaaaaagtgaaatacttGAACAGGTACTTTAGGtaactagatagatagatagataatgatagataatagatgatagacatattttatttaaattcaattagccaatatatagtacatcattactCTCAGATAGTGTTCAACAATTAATCAGTTgcaggatctctgggtggctcagcagttgagcacctgtctttggcccagggcatgatcctagagtccccggatcgagtcccacatctggctgcctgcatggagcctgtttctccctctgcctatgtctctgcctctttctctctgtgtctttcatgaataaataaataaaatccttaaaatatatatttatcagttgcatataacaccaagCATTAATCACATCACCCAAtctcccccatctcccctctagcaactctcagtttgttttctatagttaagaatatcTTATGGCTTTTTATCCCTCTTTAATGACTTCACACTCAgcttccccccccaaaaaaaaattaaatttcaagttGGCTTTTATAAAAAAGTGCtttataaaaaacatttataattacttttgacataaaatttatcataataATGATTTAACTTGTTaaaagaaatgcttattttttaatgatattaactATCTAGTAGATGTAATGCTAATTTATTCCATCAGTATATACAAATTTAGGACAAACGTCCAAATAGAGTaaaaatgtatgcatgtattATATGTAATGCTGATAACTCTGAAGATATagctgtttttattaaataaacaatattaaacTTGTCTCTTTTTatgaaaaggaaacaatataTAGAGATGTCAAATagggaacaaaaatattttcaatataattgATCAATGGGAAAATGCAGTGAAGACCATAGTGAGATACCATGACCCACACTAAGAATGAAATGACTACTCATATTGGAAGCAAAAATGCAGATCTTTGTACTCACATGCAACAAAATGAGTTGAGAAAAGTAAAGGGGAAATTTAAGTCAAATTTGGGTTATGTTGAAGCTACCCTGGCACATCTCATTTCTTACCCATCCTCTGCCCAGTTTTCACAGTGATTTCTCTTTTATCTATGTCGTTTATTGCTCCTCTTTTTGGTTTTCATGAACAAATTCTAAGGACACAAGATAAATGATTAATGACTACCAAAGTATAGGCACTTTGCTTCCCCCCCAGCTGCCAATCAAGTCCCATTTGgaggttaaatatttttcctactctTCAGATATCATTAAAATGTTACTAATTCTACATGGTAATATTTTGACATAAATAATCTCATTATTTTCTGAGTGAACATTTGTTATCACTTCTCTGTTAATGCTGAAGGGCAAATATGAACACCTTACCACCATGTTCAAAATATCTCACTAATTAATTGTCCTTAAAACTGGAGTGAAGAATGAAGTACCTGACTTAGACTCCGGACCCCATGTGAtcccatctctgtgtctttcttgtCCCATTTGGAtccttttgcttctctctttgcatGGCAGCtacatttatcttttgtttgtttgtttcttcagttttctaGCTCTGAGATCATCTAGACCTTCCAGCAATGGAAAGCCCTGCGATGGCAAATGTCCACAGGCATCAGCTTGTTAGACACAAATTCTATCAACCTCACTGCTGACCTACTGAggtggaatctgcattttcaagaggaaaataaaccagAAGATTTACCTCTAttacagtttgagaagcactatATATACCACCTCCCATTgtggtctttgttttgttttccttttgcttctcctCTGACCTCTGCCTAGCAAAGTTTCTCCTGTGTTTTCAGATTAAAGCAGGAAGTTCAGTGTAGGTCTGGAATGTGACCTGCAGTTCGCAAGAGGGTTGACAACTGTATTTAAATTTGTCTCCTGAAAGGAATCCAGGACTTTGGCCTTAATAAAATCGTGTGTGGTTGATTAACTCAGAAGATCATACTTATCAAGGGACTCAGTATAACAACATTTTTAGATAAATTGAAGTTTGCACAAAACTATCAGAAGTGTCATCTGTTCTGGAAAATAGTAGCATGAAGCACAATTTCAACTGTTAACTTAGAACTGTATGCAATGGCTTGATATTTATGATTTCAGAGTCTGTAATACCTATAGGACACCTGGACTTCTCTTACAGATTCAAATTTACAATTCCCAGAAGAACAGCTTAGTTTTGTCCTAAAGGGAATCCTTGGGTGCTATTAGGGGACGTTTAGCTCTTCACCTCTTTTTCTTCTGGCAAAAATCACACCATTGTACAATTGGTTGACTCCTGTGTTTGAAGCAAATTTATATAAACAccattttcttgaatttgtaaatGAAGCCTCCAAAATGAATCAGTGCTGTTACTTCTGCTTTGTCATTCCAGTGCTACTACATTTTTTCTACTTTAGTATGTGTAATTGTTGAAAGGATCTCCATAATTTCTTACAGGATATAGGTAAGAGAGAGTTTCTATAGCATTCATTCTTCACACAAAAATTCAAATTActgtataatttataattttagatcAATTTACTAGATGCCAAAAATGGCatgcaaaaaaatgtaaaaccctTAATTAATTTTCTGTATATCTTAGTTTTGTGAATAAATCTGGATAAGCAAAATActtgtaaaactgaaaattttcatcttaacataatttattatctttctaACATAACTATAATGACTTTATAAATTTTTGTGAATTAGAATGTTAAACAATTTAAATTGAATTCTAATATCAGGTCATGTTTCCTACACAATAAATCTTTCTGGATATCCTGATTagatgatctattttttttaaattaatcacatTCTGTGATTTAAGTTTTAAGGTGAGTCATACACATTAACTCCTCCAACCTTTCTCCCACTTCTGGCaacaatttgagtatttttaaagtatattaacaGGGAGTTTATAGAAAATGCCCCTCCACTGCTCTTTGCACTTTATGTCTTAATAGGTACATCACACaagttaaaataagaattttcaattatttaatgaTTTTGGACTGCATTTTGGAGAATCTatcctaaataaaaatacatttaacaattGAAATTTTGGTATTTCTAGAGAAATGAACAAGTGACTGACTACTCAAATCTAGATCAAGTCCTGTCACACTAGATATGATGGGGATGGGAAACTATGTTTATGGCTTTTTTAACATGTAGAGTGGTAGCCTTTGCCTGATACTAAGACCCGTGTGATGCTAAAAAGATCAGTCTTTagctatccaaaaaaaaaaaaaaaaaaaaaagtatctagtTTATGTAACCTCTTTAATGTCCTTTCTCAAATTTCTTTCCATGtccttcttctttttactttctccacTTTCTAGTGGATGGGTCATCCCTAAGTATGCCTTCAGCTACCCAAATGACTCTCAAGTCATTTTTTCTACTAAGCTTTAGTAGGCTCATACTACTAAGCTCTCTTACCTGGATGGTGGATGATCATAGGGCTCTTTCTACCCATTCGCCATGTATCTCTTCTCTCCTGCACATCTAGTATGTCATCAAGTCCTAGTAACtacattctgatttatttttatctctttgtcctCCTCATCCTTTCCAATATTACATTACATATAAACTAAGAATTTTACATACATTTGAATCAACtagaagggatttttaaaatgcagattattaGACTTCATTCTTTACCCACCAAGTCAATGTCTACAGTAATACCTCACAATCTATATTTTGTATAAGAAGTTCCCCAGACAACTCTTATGTGTAATCTGGTTTGAGAATCACTGGACAATAATAAGAGTTTCCTAATTAGTGCTCTTGACCTTAGTTTCCCCTCCATGTAGCATATTCTCtgcactaaaaatatttaatttaaaaattattttggggtgcctggttggctcagttgtttaagtgtctgactcttgatttcagctcaggtcataatctcaacgTTGTGAGATTGAACTCCATGTCCAACTCCTCACTTAATgcagagtctgcatgagattctctccctctccttctgcactcatgtgctctgtctgtctctctttctaaaataaataagtaaaatatttttaaaaaattattttatgatgcTACTCCTTGTCTTAAAAGTCTTTGCTGCATACCTATTGCCTGAGGAATAAAGTTCAAGGTCTTTCACATTGgagtttaattcattttatcaCAGTTAAAActgttttccccttcttttcccctCAACCATGTTGGAAACAGAATTCCGGAGCACACCCAGGTCTCCCCATAAATTTCCCTAACACACTTAGGTAGCCCCATAAATTTAGTAATTTAATAATCATGTTAAAAatgtctttcccttttttctaaaTCTGTAAATTCCTGTACATTTTTGGaactgaaataatttcattttctattaaccTCAATTCCctaaattcattttcatatattataacagcagtaaataaaattaagagcatTCTGATTAGTATATGGCTTTATTTCAAAtactatctctctcttttctacaTACAATCTTAGTGaatgttctttttataattaCTGCATTCCATTTCAGGGGTCATCCAGTAACAAGATGAATACTAAAAATGCAACATTGCTGACAAACTTTGTTCTCTCAGGATTCACATATCAACCACAGTGGCAAATACCTCTGTTCCTGGTGTTCTTGGTGATATACCTCATCACCATTGTGGGAAACCTGGGACTAACTGCTCTCATCTGCAATGATCCTCAGCTTCACATCCCCATGTACTTACTCCTTGGGAATTTAGCCTTTGTAGATGCTTGGATATCATCCACAGTGACTCCCAAGATGCTGGTCAACTTCCTAGGCAAGAGTAACATTATATCTCTTTCTGAATGCATGACACAattgttttcctttgtatttagtGCAACCACAGAATGTTTTCTCTTGGCAACAATGGCATATGATCGCTATGTAGCCATATGCAAACCTTTACTTTATCCAATGATTATGACCTATAGACTTTGTACCTGGCTGTTAGTCTCATCATTTGTATGTGGCTTTATTCATTCTATAGTTCATATAGGCTTTTTATTCAGATTAACCTTTTGTAATTCTAAAATAATACATCACTTTTACTGTGACATCATGCCATTATTTAAGATTTCCTGTACTGACACTTCAATTAATGTtctgatagtttttattttctctgggtcAATACAAGTATTTACCATTCTGATTGTTCTGGTCTCTTATACACTTGTTCTctttacaatcttaaaaaagaagtctctGCAAGGCATAAAGAAAGCCTTTTCCACCTGTGGAGCCCATCTCTTATCTGTCTCCTTATACTATGGCTCTCTTCTCTTCATGTATGTGCGCCCTGGATCTGCAAAATCGGATGATCAAGATATGATGGACTCTCTATTTTACACTATCATAATTCCTTTGTTAAATCCAATTATCTACAGTTTGAGAAATAAGAAAGTTATAGATTCATtgagaaaaatgttaaagagaaatGTTTAGATCTCATACTATTAttatctgttctcttttttatttaaaccaTCACAAAAATTAAGTAGATTATATATGGCTCTGTTTGTGGTAAGTGTGCAAAGATTTTGCAATTGTAATTGCCCCAGTGTTTAATGATTTATTAAACATGTTCATATTCTACTAGAATAACTGaagcataaaacaaaaacattttacgTACTTACATATTCTTTATTGTAGTTTTATAAAATCATTAAGTACTATAGAGTGAAGTTCCTCTGAATAGGAATTATTACGATACTTATATAGCCATATATCCTGGAGGCTCATACACATTTAACTCCATAGTGGAGGCAGGTTTATGTTTGAATGAACAGAGACAAATCCCAGGGATTCTGCTAGCCATTAAAAGATCTCTTTAGCCAATAAAGATCTACTTTATTTGGAGCATGGTGAATTTCACCTCATGTGGGGATTCAACTCTCTTAACActgagggaaataaaaagaaatgggagagaaatgaggaaaatatgaaaaggaagttAAGACAGTGAAGGTCAAGCCAGATTTTAAGAGATGGTCTTAgcccagtgtgtgtgtatgagaaatGAGACAGGCTGGggtttgggggcgggggaggtTGCCTCTCATTGTCTATGGTGCCTTCTACataccctttcttttattttttttttaattttaattttttttattttttatttttttattattattttttattttattttttatataccctTTCTAGCTGTGTTTATATGTTGTAGAGTAATCTGAAAAGCTTCACTAAATCAGAAAGCTAAGAGACAAGACTGCAGAATTTAAGTGGGAGGgtcatggaaaagaaaagagaagtaacAGAATAGGAAGGCAATGGTCCATCctcctagaattttcttttaaaggataaAGCTAGTAAGATACATCAGCAatatgtaatgttttttttttctttgttttttttttaatttttttttattatttatttatgtagtcatacagagagagagagagagagagaggcagagacataggcagagggagaagcaggctccatgcaccgggagcctgacgtgggattcgatcccggtctccaggatcgcgccctgggccaaaggcaggcgccaaaccgctgcgccacccagggatcccaatatgtaATGTTTTAAATGTGTTGTTGACACACAGcttcaaatgtatttttccaaaattaaaataatgttaagataATATGATGTCAGAGTGCCTGGTGGGTGGCTGGGAAAGACATGCAAATAAGCAAGGTTTTGGATGTTTTCTGTCCTAAGAGTTTTTAAATGTTAGCCTTTTTCTACCCTATACTCCAAGTAAAATGAGTGACCCATCTTCAAGTccactccttcccttcctttctcaaaATTCAAATTCCAAACACTTTCTTACTGATACTACTGAAGCCCTGGCCTTGCTTCTGCATTTTGCAAAACCCCAGTTACTTATCTTTTGTATCCTGATACTATTCCTTCTATATTATAGCCACCAGGTTATTCTTCATAAACAACTCTGACTAAATCATATCCCTTttcaataacttttttaaaaaagattttgtttattagagagagagagagagagagagcactagcagggggaggagcagagggaagagcaggctcctcactgagaggggagcccaatgtggagctccatcctgggatcatgacctgagacaaaagcaaacccttaaacaactgagccacccaggcggtgccctttttaaataacttttaatggGTTGTCACTGCCACCAGATTATGTGCAAATATAGTATATATCTTGAtccacatacatatacattaaagccctcaggaagaaaaaagtagaaaagtaggTGGATCACAGCTAagctgtttttatgtttttccccAAGAAAATCTGTAATATTGTATATGTTTAtagtctttaaatgttttgttgttgtatAATATTCTCACTATATGACAGCCTTCTTTAattgtcttgatttttatttgttcattcattattACAACCTAAGACTGTATTGATAATGCAACAATCAGTATCTACTGCCATCACAATAGTCTGATTCCCTAAGCGACATCATCCTTGAATGAGAAGGCTCACAGTAAGCTGAGTATCAAATGTGGTATGTTACCTGTCAAGTCTTACATTAGGTTTTTATGAGTCTAGGTCAGAAAATTGGGGGCCTCTCGAAAGCTCAGACTTTCTCTGCCACCTCCTTTGTGCATGTCTGGTCTATAGATTCTCCTGTACAATACCAACTACTTTATGCCTTCCAGAAATTCACCAAAATTTCTAATCCATTGATGTGATCCCATTCTCTGTTTTAGATATTTCTATCTTTGTACTTCATTTTTGTTGCTTCCATGGCAcatgggaaaaaagataaaatatacatTGGTGCAAAAAACAGTTTGCACAAGATATTCTGTGGATTCCTTTATAAACTAGaaaattacatatgtattatCTGTTGATTAAGTATAAAGGATAATATCACATTGCTAAGTTCACTTGGTGGTCTAGAACACTGATGACATGTGACTAAACCATCCCATGAAATTACTAATGACGCACATGAAATTCTTTATTATGTAGGTGTATTCACTTTCCACACCTGGAGATTTAAAAGAACTCATTATTCCTCTCTTTGTATATACAATGAtatacatatctatttttttcttaccatatTATAATACCTTCTTCTCTTCAGAAGATTTCTGACAAAATTATCCAACAAAGTTGTATTCAAAGAAACAACAGAACTTAGATTtagattaaaacaaagaaacaccaAACGAAATGAATAGTATTTCTAAAGTTTGGTTTGTTAACTGACTATGGCACAATATTACTGATGCATATTAGGTACATGGTAAAATCCTCTCTTCTAGgctttttgaaagttcttttaaaaaacaggttcTCAAACTTGGGCTTAGAATCGACTAGAATAGAaagcttattaaaacacagatagGCAGACTCTAACAATAGTTTTTGATTCAGCAATGTTTATGCTGCTGGTTGGTTTAGAACCATACTTATAGAATCACTGTTTTGGACTAAGTTTCGGATcttctccaaattcatatgttgaagtcctaaccctgcTGTGCTGGTACTTGAAGGGTAGCCTTGGGAATGCAGCCTTGGGAGGTAGTTAAATTATGTCATCATAATGGTGGGGCCTTTAGGATgtgattagtgtccttataaggagagaAAGATGGAGGGTAGCTTTCTCCCTTTACATGAGTACTCACCCAGGAAAGGCCATTAAGCGCACTGAAAAGCCAGCTTTCTTTAAGCCAAGAAGCAGGATCTCACTGGC
Protein-coding sequences here:
- the LOC112913747 gene encoding olfactory receptor 5H2-like, with translation MNTKNATLLTNFVLSGFTYQPQWQIPLFLVFLVIYLITIVGNLGLTALICNDPQLHIPMYLLLGNLAFVDAWISSTVTPKMLVNFLGKSNIISLSECMTQLFSFVFSATTECFLLATMAYDRYVAICKPLLYPMIMTYRLCTWLLVSSFVCGFIHSIVHIGFLFRLTFCNSKIIHHFYCDIMPLFKISCTDTSINVLIVFIFSGSIQVFTILIVLVSYTLVLFTILKKKSLQGIKKAFSTCGAHLLSVSLYYGSLLFMYVRPGSAKSDDQDMMDSLFYTIIIPLLNPIIYSLRNKKVIDSLRKMLKRNV